In Solidesulfovibrio sp., the following proteins share a genomic window:
- a CDS encoding response regulator, which produces MSTDEHVKVLIIDDDEDDYLLASSHFARIPGQRYTLRWAPGYDEALAALEGERFDVCLLDYHLGGRSGLELLAEFTRRGVAVPAIFLTGLGDREVDLLAMEAGATDFLSKSTLSADLLERAVRYAIHNKRAEQQLEERVRERTAQLQKAMEEAKAASRVKSEFLANMSHEIRTPLNGILGMLQLLQTTGTDAEQDEYIANAIKSSRRLTRLLSDILDLSQVEAGKLSVVETAFTVKTQRDAVLDTFDQPAREKGLALDFRIDPGMPPKLLGDETRLRQILFNLVGNAVKFTANGRVLVTATPLHVRDDGSLRLLVTVEDTGIGIAPDRIKDIFEPFNQVENAYTRRFQGAGLGLAIVRRLVALLGGELDIDSTEGQGTTVYLSLPLRQPAPASRPPRRREDENEPFSRQIRVLIAEDDDENLHYGIKALQKAGCLAKSARNGQDVLRLLETEDFDLILMDVQMPVMDGLAATRAIRAGATGAANSTIPIVALTAYAMPDDKDTFLGAGMNAYLAKPVDIRDLRAVLIRVLSKKQGA; this is translated from the coding sequence ATGTCCACGGATGAACACGTCAAGGTCCTGATCATCGACGACGACGAGGACGACTACCTGCTGGCCTCCTCCCATTTCGCCAGGATCCCGGGCCAACGCTACACCCTGCGCTGGGCGCCGGGCTACGACGAGGCCCTGGCCGCCCTGGAGGGCGAACGCTTCGACGTGTGCCTGCTGGACTACCACTTGGGCGGGCGTTCCGGCCTGGAACTCCTGGCCGAATTCACCAGGCGGGGCGTGGCGGTGCCGGCCATCTTCCTCACCGGCCTGGGGGACCGCGAAGTGGACCTTTTGGCCATGGAGGCGGGAGCCACGGATTTCTTGTCCAAGTCCACCTTGAGCGCCGACCTGCTCGAACGCGCCGTGCGCTACGCCATCCACAACAAGCGGGCCGAACAGCAACTGGAGGAGCGCGTCCGGGAACGCACGGCCCAATTGCAAAAGGCCATGGAGGAAGCCAAGGCCGCCAGCCGGGTCAAAAGCGAGTTTCTGGCCAACATGAGCCACGAGATCCGCACACCCCTCAACGGCATCCTGGGCATGCTCCAGCTGCTGCAAACCACCGGCACCGACGCGGAGCAGGACGAGTACATCGCCAATGCGATCAAGTCTTCCCGGCGTCTGACCCGCCTGCTCTCCGACATCCTCGACCTGTCCCAGGTCGAGGCGGGCAAGCTGTCCGTCGTGGAGACGGCCTTCACCGTGAAAACCCAACGGGACGCGGTCCTGGACACCTTCGACCAACCGGCCCGGGAAAAGGGACTCGCCCTGGACTTCCGGATCGACCCGGGGATGCCGCCCAAGCTTTTGGGCGACGAAACGCGGCTGCGCCAGATCCTGTTCAATCTGGTGGGCAATGCCGTGAAATTCACCGCCAACGGCCGGGTGCTCGTCACCGCCACCCCCCTGCACGTCAGGGACGACGGCAGTCTGCGCCTGCTCGTGACCGTCGAGGACACCGGCATCGGCATCGCCCCCGACCGGATCAAGGACATCTTCGAGCCGTTCAATCAGGTCGAAAACGCCTATACCCGCCGCTTCCAGGGGGCGGGCCTGGGCCTGGCCATCGTCCGCCGGCTCGTGGCCCTGCTTGGGGGCGAACTGGATATCGACAGCACCGAGGGCCAGGGCACGACCGTCTATCTGAGCCTGCCCCTGCGGCAACCCGCGCCGGCCAGCCGTCCCCCCCGGCGGCGGGAGGACGAAAACGAGCCCTTTTCCCGGCAAATACGGGTGCTCATCGCCGAAGACGACGACGAGAACCTGCACTACGGCATCAAGGCGCTGCAAAAGGCCGGCTGCCTGGCGAAATCCGCCCGCAACGGGCAGGATGTCCTTCGCCTGCTGGAGACAGAGGATTTCGACCTGATCCTCATGGATGTCCAGATGCCCGTCATGGACGGCCTGGCCGCGACCAGGGCCATTCGCGCCGGCGCCACGGGAGCGGCCAACAGCACCATTCCCATCGTCGCCCTGACCGCCTATGCCATGCCGGACGACAAGGACACCTTCCTCGGGGCCGGCATGAACGCCTATCTGGCCAAGCCGGTGGACATCCGCGACCTCAGGGCCGTCCTCATCCGGGTCCTTTCCAAGAAACAGGGAGCGTAG